A stretch of Physeter macrocephalus isolate SW-GA chromosome 8, ASM283717v5, whole genome shotgun sequence DNA encodes these proteins:
- the LOC102975139 gene encoding keratin-associated protein 13-1-like, translated as MSYNCCSGNFSSCSLGSHLCYPGSFYSSNLVYSTDLYSRSTCQLGSSLYSSCQETCYEPTMCQAFSVVSSPCQTSCYCPTTSTIYHPCYTIYAGSLGFRSSRGCSLSSGSRSFYSLACGSSGFRHLGYSVWGSPTLGYGSRFCHPPYFDFQNCQSSFYQPACGSYFWGLMYLVSQETHHESFPCN; from the exons ATGTCCTACAACTGCTGCTCTGGAAACTTCTCCTCCTGCTCCCTTGGGAGTCATCTGTGCTACCCAGGCTCCTTCTACTCCAGCAACCTGGTCTATAGCACTGACCTCTACTCTCGCAGCACCTGCCAGCTGGGCTCCTCTCTCTACAGTAGCTGTCAGGAGACCTGCTATGAGCCcacaatgtgccaggcattcaGTGTGGTGTCCAGTCCTTGCCAGACATCCTGCTACTGTCCGACGACCTCCACAATCTACCATCCCTGCTATACAATATATGCTGGGTCTCTGGGCTTTAGGTCCAGCAGAGGCTGTTCCCTGAGCTCTGGATCCAGAAGCTTCTACTCACTGGCCTGTGGATCCAGTGGCTTCAGACACCTGGGTTATAGTGTCTGGGGCTCTCCTACCTTGGGCTATGGATCCAGATTCTGCCACCCACCCTATTTTGATTTTCA GAATTGCCAGTCATCTTTTTACCAGCCAGCATGTGGTTCTTACTTCTGGGGATTAATGTATTTAGTTTCCCAGGAAACTCATCATGAGTCATTTCCATGCAATTGA
- the LOC112064001 gene encoding keratin-associated protein 13-1-like, whose product MSYNGCPGNFTSCSLGGYLRHPGSFQPSNLVYSTDLCSPSTCLLGSSLLRGCKETCYEPIRCQTSRVVSFPCQTSCYHPRTSRLCSSHWTTYAGCPGFKSSSCLSLRSGYRSCYSKAFGSHGFRPLRYGVCGFPSLGCGSRFWHPIKYPSRSFRSSCYWPICRPGFY is encoded by the coding sequence ATGTCCTACAACGGCTGCCCTGGAAACTTCACCTCCTGCTCCCTTGGAGGCTATCTGCGccacccaggctccttccagccCAGCAACCTGGTCTACAGCACTGACCTCTGCTCTCCTAGCACCTGCCTGCTGGGCTCCTCTCTATTACGTGGCTGTAAGGAGACCTGCTATGAGCCCATCAGGTGCCAGACATCTCGTGTGGTGTCCTTTCCCTGCCAGACATCCTGCTACCACCCAAGGACCTCCAGGCTCTGCAGTTCCCACTGGACAACTTATGCTGGGTGTCCGGGCTTTAAGTCCAGCAGTtgcctctccctgagatctggaTACAGAAGCTGTTACTCAAAGGCCTTTGGATCCCATGGCTTCAGACCCCTGCGTTATGGAGTCtgtggcttcccttccctgggctgTGGATCCAGATTCTGGCACCCAATCAAATATCCTTCCAGGAGTTTCCGTTCATCTTGTTACTGGCCAATCTGTAGACCTGGCTTCTACTGA